The proteins below come from a single Chryseobacterium bernardetii genomic window:
- a CDS encoding cystathionine gamma-synthase: protein MNFNTKVIHGGQHHESATGSVNVPVFLTSTFAQKSPGVHSGYEYSRAANPTRQALEDSLASIENGARGLAFGSGLAAIDCVLKLLNPGDEVIAVDDLYGGTYRMFTRLFEKYQLKFTFVNFDDVSKIADVITDKTKLIWVETPTNPLMKLVDIKAVVEVAKGKDILVAVDNTFATPYIQRPIDLGADIVMHSATKYLGGHSDVIAGALIAKDAELGEKLHFIQFASGGILGPHDSYLVLRGIKTLALRIQRHSDNGLAVAKYLETHPAVDKVIYPGLESHPQYELAKSQMKESGGMVSFTFKSGKKEDAIKFLEKVRVFTLAESLGGVESLANHPALMTHASIPAEKRAELGITDDLVRLSVGIEDADDLIADLEKAFS, encoded by the coding sequence ATGAATTTTAATACCAAAGTAATTCACGGAGGGCAGCATCATGAGTCTGCAACGGGATCTGTAAATGTTCCTGTATTTTTAACCTCTACGTTTGCACAAAAAAGCCCTGGAGTACACTCCGGATATGAATATTCAAGAGCTGCTAACCCTACAAGACAGGCGCTGGAAGATTCTTTAGCAAGCATTGAAAACGGAGCGAGAGGATTGGCTTTCGGTTCTGGTCTTGCAGCCATCGACTGTGTTTTGAAGTTATTAAACCCTGGTGATGAAGTAATTGCAGTAGATGATCTTTATGGTGGTACTTACAGAATGTTCACCAGACTTTTTGAAAAATATCAGCTGAAGTTCACGTTCGTTAATTTTGACGATGTTTCTAAAATTGCAGATGTAATTACAGATAAAACCAAACTGATCTGGGTAGAAACTCCAACGAACCCGCTGATGAAGTTAGTAGACATCAAAGCGGTAGTAGAAGTTGCTAAAGGAAAAGATATATTAGTAGCTGTAGACAATACTTTTGCAACTCCATATATCCAAAGACCAATTGATCTGGGAGCTGATATCGTAATGCATTCAGCAACAAAATATTTAGGCGGGCACTCAGACGTTATTGCAGGTGCACTTATTGCTAAAGATGCAGAATTAGGTGAAAAACTTCATTTTATTCAGTTTGCAAGCGGTGGTATCTTAGGTCCTCACGATTCTTACCTTGTATTAAGAGGGATTAAAACGTTGGCATTAAGAATACAGAGACACTCGGATAATGGACTTGCTGTTGCAAAATATCTTGAAACTCATCCTGCAGTAGATAAAGTTATTTATCCCGGATTAGAATCTCACCCTCAATATGAGCTGGCAAAATCTCAGATGAAGGAATCCGGAGGAATGGTTTCATTCACTTTCAAATCCGGAAAGAAAGAAGATGCCATCAAGTTCCTTGAAAAAGTAAGAGTATTTACTTTGGCTGAATCTTTAGGTGGTGTGGAATCTTTAGCGAACCACCCTGCTTTAATGACCCATGCTTCTATCCCGGCTGAAAAACGTGCTGAATTGGGAATTACTGATGATCTTGTACGTTTAAGCGTTGGTATTGAAGATGCAGATGATCTTATTGCAGATCTGGAAAAAGCATTTTCTTAA
- a CDS encoding GNAT family N-acetyltransferase, with protein sequence MKNTRKAVIEDLSQLAELFDQYRIFYHKTSDIPAATDFLQERIENKDSEIFVTEENGILTGFVQLYPIFSSTRMQRYWLLNDLYVNANHRGKGYSKELIEKAKELCQSSNACGILLETGKSNDVGNQLYPSCGFKLYDSVNFYEWSNS encoded by the coding sequence ATGAAAAATACGAGAAAAGCAGTCATTGAAGATTTATCCCAACTGGCTGAGCTGTTTGATCAGTACAGAATATTCTATCACAAAACGTCCGATATTCCTGCTGCTACAGATTTTCTTCAGGAAAGAATTGAAAATAAAGATTCCGAAATTTTTGTTACAGAAGAAAACGGAATTCTGACTGGTTTTGTACAATTATACCCAATATTTTCATCTACCAGAATGCAGCGTTACTGGCTGCTGAATGATTTGTACGTTAATGCCAATCATAGAGGTAAAGGCTATTCCAAAGAACTTATTGAAAAAGCAAAAGAACTCTGCCAATCATCAAATGCCTGCGGCATCCTACTTGAAACAGGAAAAAGTAATGATGTAGGTAATCAATTGTATCCTTCCTGCGGTTTTAAACTTTATGACTCTGTGAATTTTTATGAATGGAGCAATTCATAA
- a CDS encoding DinB family protein, with the protein MTDFQKYIQRYLDKIPSGDWLAELKISEEKTIGIYSNLTEEQSKFAYAEGKWTLKELLLHLSDTERVFQYRILALARGDKNNLPGFDENEYAARSFANERSLESLLEEYKLVRKSSQILLETMNPIALQNIGTANGNEISAETIGKLIIGHNYHHLNIIEERYLSKLGWM; encoded by the coding sequence ATGACAGATTTTCAAAAATACATTCAAAGATACTTAGACAAGATCCCATCCGGAGATTGGTTAGCTGAACTAAAAATATCAGAAGAAAAAACAATAGGAATATATTCTAACCTAACAGAAGAGCAATCAAAATTCGCTTATGCTGAAGGCAAATGGACATTGAAAGAATTACTTCTACATTTATCCGACACAGAAAGAGTTTTCCAATACAGAATATTAGCGTTGGCCAGAGGTGATAAAAACAACCTTCCCGGATTTGACGAAAATGAATATGCAGCACGGTCTTTTGCGAATGAAAGATCACTGGAATCTTTGCTGGAAGAATACAAACTGGTAAGAAAGTCTTCACAGATTTTATTGGAAACAATGAATCCTATTGCTTTACAAAATATCGGTACTGCCAATGGCAATGAAATTTCGGCAGAAACCATAGGAAAATTAATTATCGGGCATAATTACCACCATCTGAATATTATTGAAGAAAGATATTTATCTAAATTGGGATGGATGTAA
- the tnpA gene encoding IS200/IS605 family transposase — translation MSFIKIYVHLVFSTRNRTPYLNTFDLRIKIWKHIKEYASEKGIFLDMINGYSDHCHCLISLGSNQNIEKVVQLLKGESSYWINKHHLTKDKFSWQDEYFAVSVSETKLDAVRNYIKNQEKHHQKKSFTEEYHEFIEKYNFKM, via the coding sequence ATGTCATTTATCAAAATTTACGTTCACCTTGTTTTCTCAACAAGAAACAGAACTCCTTATCTTAATACATTTGATCTAAGAATAAAGATTTGGAAACACATCAAAGAATACGCTTCAGAAAAAGGAATATTCTTAGACATGATTAATGGATATTCAGACCATTGTCATTGTTTGATTTCCTTAGGTTCCAATCAAAATATAGAAAAAGTTGTACAATTATTGAAGGGAGAATCTTCATATTGGATCAATAAACATCATCTTACGAAAGATAAATTCTCATGGCAAGATGAATACTTTGCGGTCTCTGTTTCCGAAACAAAATTAGATGCGGTAAGGAATTATATTAAAAATCAGGAAAAGCATCATCAGAAAAAGAGCTTTACAGAGGAATATCATGAATTTATTGAAAAATATAATTTTAAAATGTAG
- a CDS encoding L-threonylcarbamoyladenylate synthase, whose product MEPIIEILKSGGTILYPTDTIWGIGCDATNIEAVNKIFDIKKREKNKSMIILVESEKRLQDLVDVPEMAWEIIDLSEKPVTIVYENPRGLPKELLAEDGSIGIRLVKNDFCKKLITKLNKPLVSTSANFSGDKSPLKFSDISPEIISLVDYAVEEDRDKVSKYSGSSVIKIWDDNRIKVLRE is encoded by the coding sequence ATGGAACCTATTATTGAAATATTAAAGTCCGGCGGAACAATTCTTTATCCTACAGATACCATTTGGGGAATTGGATGTGATGCCACCAATATAGAAGCTGTCAATAAAATTTTTGACATCAAAAAACGTGAGAAAAACAAATCGATGATCATTCTGGTAGAGTCTGAAAAAAGGCTTCAGGATCTGGTTGATGTCCCTGAAATGGCTTGGGAAATTATTGATTTAAGCGAAAAACCGGTGACCATTGTTTATGAAAACCCTAGAGGGCTGCCTAAAGAATTGCTTGCTGAAGACGGCAGCATCGGAATCAGATTGGTAAAGAATGATTTCTGTAAAAAACTGATCACTAAACTGAATAAACCTTTGGTTTCTACTTCTGCTAATTTCAGCGGCGATAAAAGCCCGTTGAAGTTTTCGGATATTTCCCCGGAAATCATTAGCCTTGTAGATTATGCTGTGGAGGAAGACAGGGATAAAGTTTCAAAATACTCAGGATCTTCCGTCATTAAAATATGGGATGATAACAGGATAAAAGTTCTTAGAGAATAA
- a CDS encoding nuclear transport factor 2 family protein: protein MNHQEFAQMWVNAWNSHDLEDILSHYSDDIEITTPMIAMATGGKESSLKGKDAVREYWRKALDKFPDLHFNLIHSTEGVGSVALFYKSIMDKHAVEVMFFNEEEKISKMYAHYD from the coding sequence ATGAATCATCAAGAATTCGCTCAAATGTGGGTAAATGCCTGGAACTCTCATGATTTAGAGGACATCCTTTCCCATTATTCTGACGATATTGAGATTACTACGCCCATGATTGCCATGGCCACCGGAGGAAAAGAAAGTTCTTTAAAGGGAAAAGATGCCGTTCGTGAATACTGGAGAAAGGCTCTGGATAAATTTCCGGATCTGCACTTCAATCTGATCCATTCAACAGAAGGAGTAGGTTCTGTAGCATTATTTTATAAGTCTATCATGGATAAACACGCTGTAGAGGTGATGTTTTTTAATGAAGAGGAAAAAATAAGTAAAATGTACGCTCATTACGACTAA
- a CDS encoding CCA tRNA nucleotidyltransferase yields the protein MKINLTQNKNLKLFKIISEAAERNNQSVYIVGGYVRDLLMKRKASTDIDFVTEQSGIELAQNVAQDIDPKLKVSVFKTYGTAMIKYKDLELEFVGARKESYTENSRKPEVEGGTLEDDQKRRDFTINAMAISLNKDNFGELIDPFNGIEDLEKEILRTPLEPAQTYSDDPLRMMRAVRFASTLSFTIEENSLEAIKQEAERIKIVSMERIMVEFNKIMLSEKPSVGLKLMEQTGLLKLVIPELIELKGIEEVEGQTHKDNFYHTLEVVDNISLNTDNLWLRWAALLHDIGKAPTKKFVEGTGWTFHGHEFLGSKMVKALFQRLKLPLGSDMKYVQKMVKLSSRPIALITDDASDSALRRLLFDAGEDLEDLFTLCKADITTKNSRKQEKFKKNFEYVAVKIKEVEEKDQVRNFQPPITGEEIMKMFNLQPGREIGILKEKVKEAILEGEIPNEKEEATKFVIAEAEKLGLKLN from the coding sequence ATGAAAATTAATCTTACTCAAAATAAGAATTTAAAACTTTTTAAAATAATTTCTGAAGCTGCAGAAAGGAATAATCAGTCTGTATACATTGTTGGTGGATACGTTCGCGATCTCCTGATGAAGAGAAAGGCTTCTACAGATATTGACTTTGTAACTGAACAGAGCGGTATTGAACTGGCTCAAAATGTAGCCCAGGATATTGATCCTAAATTAAAAGTTTCTGTATTTAAAACCTATGGAACAGCCATGATCAAATATAAAGATCTTGAGCTGGAATTTGTAGGTGCCAGAAAGGAAAGCTATACGGAGAACAGCCGAAAGCCTGAAGTAGAAGGCGGAACATTGGAAGATGATCAGAAGAGAAGAGATTTTACCATTAATGCAATGGCCATTTCTTTGAATAAAGATAATTTCGGAGAGCTGATTGATCCATTCAACGGTATTGAAGACCTTGAAAAAGAAATCTTAAGAACTCCTTTGGAACCTGCTCAGACCTATTCTGATGACCCATTGAGAATGATGAGAGCTGTAAGATTTGCATCCACTCTAAGCTTCACTATTGAAGAAAACTCTTTGGAGGCGATTAAGCAGGAAGCAGAAAGAATCAAAATTGTTTCGATGGAAAGAATCATGGTGGAATTCAATAAGATCATGCTTTCTGAGAAACCTTCCGTAGGCTTAAAATTAATGGAACAAACAGGACTTCTAAAGCTTGTTATTCCTGAATTAATCGAATTGAAAGGAATAGAAGAAGTGGAAGGCCAAACTCACAAAGATAATTTCTACCATACTCTTGAAGTAGTAGATAATATTTCTTTGAATACCGATAATCTCTGGCTGCGTTGGGCTGCATTACTTCACGATATAGGAAAAGCCCCTACGAAGAAATTTGTGGAAGGAACAGGATGGACATTCCATGGACATGAATTTTTAGGTTCTAAAATGGTAAAAGCGCTTTTCCAAAGATTAAAATTACCTTTGGGAAGTGATATGAAATATGTTCAGAAGATGGTAAAGCTTTCTTCCAGACCTATTGCCTTGATTACAGATGATGCCTCAGACTCTGCTTTAAGAAGGCTTTTATTTGATGCCGGAGAAGATCTTGAAGATTTATTTACTCTTTGTAAGGCAGATATCACCACCAAAAACTCAAGAAAGCAGGAGAAATTCAAGAAAAACTTTGAATATGTAGCGGTAAAGATCAAAGAAGTAGAAGAAAAAGATCAGGTAAGAAACTTCCAGCCTCCTATTACCGGAGAAGAGATCATGAAGATGTTTAACCTTCAGCCGGGACGTGAAATTGGTATTTTAAAGGAAAAGGTGAAAGAAGCCATTCTTGAAGGTGAAATTCCAAATGAAAAGGAAGAAGCTACAAAGTTTGTTATTGCTGAAGCAGAAAAGTTAGGATTAAAATTAAACTAA
- a CDS encoding DUF5074 domain-containing protein, whose product MKLNKLLHLLFAFVLLLGVASCSTDSSDELQPRIDYANGFLIANEGKYGTPNAEVTFVTSDLSLKQDNIFSFNNGGKLGDVLQMIAFNGNNAYLLLNNSNKIQIVNRYNFKAAGEITSGLNQPRYMAFANNNIYVTNDKYQGDKFVSVYKVSDNSLIKKIPFSDTVERIVEAGNNIFVQNASFGYGNNITLINTTTNEIQKTFSVNGNINKIISNNQNVYAIAAGTTDSYIYQISSTGDIIKTITLTGIADAKNLEISNNKFYFSSGKSVYTMDMKLGTVPTSPLFTVASSSDPYSDLYGFSVVKDLIFTSDANGFKQDSKIVVYNTSGDIIKTFSAGIASNSVYWN is encoded by the coding sequence ATGAAACTAAACAAACTTTTACATCTTCTTTTTGCTTTCGTACTTCTTTTAGGTGTTGCATCATGTAGCACCGACAGTAGTGATGAATTACAGCCTAGAATTGATTACGCCAATGGATTTCTGATTGCAAACGAAGGAAAATATGGTACTCCAAATGCTGAAGTAACTTTTGTAACTTCAGATCTAAGCCTTAAACAGGATAATATTTTCTCATTCAATAATGGAGGGAAATTAGGAGATGTTCTGCAGATGATTGCTTTCAATGGTAACAATGCCTATTTATTATTAAACAACTCAAATAAGATTCAGATTGTAAACCGTTATAATTTTAAAGCAGCTGGTGAAATTACATCCGGGCTTAATCAGCCTCGTTATATGGCTTTTGCAAACAATAATATTTATGTAACTAATGATAAATACCAGGGAGATAAATTTGTAAGTGTTTATAAAGTTTCAGACAATTCTCTTATTAAAAAAATTCCTTTTTCAGATACTGTTGAGAGAATCGTAGAAGCAGGTAATAATATCTTTGTACAGAATGCTTCGTTTGGATATGGAAACAATATTACACTTATTAATACAACTACCAATGAGATTCAGAAGACCTTTTCTGTAAACGGAAATATCAATAAAATCATTTCAAATAATCAGAATGTTTATGCTATTGCAGCTGGAACTACGGATTCTTATATCTATCAGATCTCAAGTACGGGTGATATTATAAAAACGATTACCTTAACAGGAATTGCTGATGCCAAGAACCTGGAGATCTCGAACAATAAATTCTATTTCAGCTCAGGTAAAAGTGTTTATACTATGGATATGAAGTTAGGAACAGTGCCTACTTCACCTTTATTTACTGTTGCAAGTAGCTCTGATCCATATTCTGATCTTTATGGGTTCAGTGTAGTAAAAGATCTGATCTTTACTTCTGATGCAAATGGATTTAAGCAGGACAGTAAGATTGTTGTTTATAATACATCTGGAGATATTATTAAAACTTTTTCAGCAGGTATAGCTTCTAATTCAGTATACTGGAACTAA
- a CDS encoding TonB-dependent receptor plug domain-containing protein, whose amino-acid sequence MNIKRFLVLFLSSYGCFLSAQEKAVDTIYIFDSQMNKVKQFHPVKIINTEDVEKNSSNLSELLRFQSSIYIKENGRGAVSSPSFRGTSANQTAFVWNGININSNFLGQGDINNIALFGYDQIGVKAGGGSVTYGSGAIGGSIHLNNILDFNKGFHGSLFSEAASFGTYNNFVKSSYSNEKFSFKTSANYAVSANDYEVPEFVVGTTPFKNINGRYYNTTFNIGAAYKITDAQTISWQSQIFDASQHYIIYEENGNRTKYKANTLRSLISWDINKTNFSNSLKAAYTEDNYQYFPDIYLLKSTGAEGKNYIFKNDFNYFITPKININAIGEFQVNKAEGYDIGNISRNVVSLAGMVRYFAFKDLRFEAGIKKDFVEDISSPVMYSFSGKWNVLKWYHIGGSFSKNFRYPTFNDLYWKPGGNLDLQPETSSNIDMDHEFNFGDFKIILSPYYMDIKNYISWLPTSYGYWAPFNTYKAEFYGLESNITWNKNFGRHSLKINAGYTYSKSVNKETNKQMMYVPLHKATGSIDYTFDFLKIYAQGLVNGLTYTTADEKRSVALDPYFILNAGVSANIFKKNTLGFKVNNLTNIVYQTVFDYPMPKRNYSIYVTINF is encoded by the coding sequence ATGAATATAAAAAGATTTCTAGTACTGTTTTTGTCATCTTATGGCTGCTTTCTTTCCGCACAGGAGAAAGCTGTTGATACTATTTATATTTTCGACAGCCAGATGAACAAAGTGAAACAGTTTCATCCTGTGAAAATCATTAATACTGAAGATGTTGAAAAGAACTCCAGTAATCTTTCAGAGCTGTTGAGGTTTCAATCTTCCATTTATATTAAAGAAAACGGACGTGGTGCTGTTTCTTCACCATCATTTAGAGGAACTTCAGCTAATCAGACTGCTTTTGTCTGGAACGGAATTAATATTAACTCCAATTTTTTGGGTCAAGGAGATATCAACAATATTGCCTTATTCGGATATGACCAGATTGGAGTAAAAGCAGGCGGGGGAAGTGTTACTTATGGCTCAGGTGCTATTGGTGGCAGTATTCACCTGAACAATATCCTTGATTTTAATAAAGGGTTTCACGGATCTCTATTTTCAGAAGCAGCTTCTTTTGGTACTTATAATAATTTTGTTAAAAGTTCTTACAGTAATGAAAAATTTAGCTTTAAGACTTCTGCAAATTATGCTGTAAGTGCAAATGATTATGAGGTGCCGGAATTTGTAGTGGGTACAACTCCATTTAAAAATATCAATGGAAGATACTATAATACAACCTTTAATATTGGTGCAGCTTATAAAATTACTGATGCTCAGACTATTTCGTGGCAAAGCCAGATATTTGATGCTTCACAGCATTATATAATTTACGAGGAAAATGGTAACAGAACAAAGTATAAAGCTAATACTTTGCGAAGCCTGATTTCGTGGGATATTAATAAAACTAATTTTTCAAATAGTTTAAAGGCTGCTTATACTGAAGATAATTACCAGTATTTTCCAGATATCTATTTGCTTAAATCAACTGGGGCTGAGGGAAAGAATTATATATTTAAAAACGACTTTAATTATTTCATAACTCCGAAGATTAATATTAATGCAATCGGAGAGTTTCAAGTTAATAAAGCTGAAGGTTATGATATAGGTAATATTAGCCGGAATGTAGTTTCTTTAGCCGGAATGGTAAGGTATTTTGCTTTTAAAGATTTACGCTTTGAAGCCGGAATAAAAAAAGACTTTGTAGAGGATATTTCTTCTCCGGTTATGTATTCTTTTTCAGGAAAATGGAACGTTTTGAAATGGTATCATATAGGCGGCAGTTTTTCAAAAAACTTCAGATATCCTACTTTTAATGATCTTTATTGGAAACCTGGAGGCAATTTGGATTTACAGCCTGAAACTTCTTCCAATATAGATATGGATCACGAGTTTAATTTTGGAGATTTTAAAATTATTCTCAGCCCATATTATATGGATATTAAAAATTATATTAGCTGGCTTCCTACATCTTACGGATATTGGGCTCCTTTTAATACCTATAAAGCCGAATTTTATGGATTGGAATCCAATATTACCTGGAATAAAAATTTTGGCAGACATAGTCTAAAGATCAATGCTGGATATACCTATTCAAAATCTGTAAATAAAGAAACTAACAAGCAAATGATGTATGTTCCTTTACATAAAGCTACAGGTTCTATAGATTATACATTTGATTTTCTTAAAATCTATGCTCAAGGACTTGTTAATGGACTCACTTATACCACTGCAGATGAAAAAAGATCTGTGGCATTAGATCCTTATTTTATTTTAAATGCAGGTGTTTCTGCAAATATTTTTAAAAAAAATACTTTAGGATTTAAGGTAAATAATCTTACAAATATTGTGTATCAAACAGTATTTGATTATCCAATGCCGAAAAGAAATTATAGTATTTACGTAACAATTAATTTTTAA
- the pafA gene encoding alkaline phosphatase PafA, whose translation MLRNISIAAATFLSVVTINAQKNRNSQLERPKLVVGLVVDQMRWDYLYRFYNKYGNDGFKRLLNTGYSLNNVHIPYVPTITALGHTCIYTGSVPAIHGIAGNDWTDKETGKGVYCTADDSVQPVGTTNTKTGSHSPKNLWSTTVTDELRLATNFQGKVIGVSLKDRASILPAGHTPNGAFWFDDSTGNFITSTWYMNGLPQWVKSFNSQNLPEKLVANGWNTLLPISQYTESAPDNSPWEGLLGSAKTPTFPYNDLAKDYQTKKDNIRYTPFGNTLTLKLAEASVEGEKLGGDNITDFLAINLASTDYAGHKFGPNSIEVEDVYIRLDQDLAQFFNYLDSKVGKGEYTVFLSADHGGAHSVGFLKEHKIPTGFFGEDAEKNLNQKLKDKFGADKLINAIDNYQIYFDRKVLADSKLELDDVRNFAVKELEKDPTVLYAVSVDKVAESSIPEPIKQRIINGINRQRSGDIQLISHDSMLPPYSKTGTTHSVWNSYDSHIPLIFMGWGVQQGESNKPYHMTDIAPTVSSLLKIQFPSGNVGNPITEVMGK comes from the coding sequence ATGCTTAGGAACATTTCAATTGCGGCAGCTACTTTTTTGTCCGTAGTTACAATCAATGCGCAGAAGAACAGAAATTCTCAATTAGAAAGACCTAAATTGGTTGTAGGTCTGGTAGTAGACCAGATGCGTTGGGATTATTTATACCGTTTTTACAACAAATATGGAAATGACGGTTTCAAAAGACTTTTGAATACAGGATATTCTTTAAATAATGTACATATTCCTTATGTTCCTACCATTACTGCTTTGGGGCATACTTGTATTTATACAGGATCGGTACCTGCCATTCACGGGATTGCCGGAAACGACTGGACAGATAAAGAAACAGGTAAAGGCGTATATTGTACTGCTGATGACAGTGTTCAACCAGTAGGAACAACCAATACAAAAACGGGAAGCCACTCTCCGAAAAACCTTTGGTCTACAACGGTAACGGACGAATTGAGACTGGCAACAAATTTCCAGGGGAAAGTAATCGGGGTTTCTTTAAAAGACAGAGCTTCTATTCTTCCTGCAGGCCATACGCCAAACGGAGCTTTCTGGTTTGATGACAGTACAGGAAACTTTATCACAAGTACATGGTATATGAATGGTCTTCCTCAATGGGTAAAATCATTCAATTCTCAGAATTTACCGGAAAAACTGGTTGCTAACGGCTGGAATACTTTACTTCCGATCAGCCAATATACAGAAAGTGCACCAGACAATTCTCCTTGGGAAGGATTATTAGGAAGCGCCAAAACACCTACATTCCCTTACAATGATCTTGCAAAAGATTATCAGACAAAAAAAGACAACATCCGCTATACTCCTTTCGGAAATACACTCACATTAAAGTTGGCTGAAGCTTCTGTGGAAGGAGAAAAATTGGGAGGTGATAATATTACAGACTTTTTAGCAATCAATTTAGCTTCTACGGATTATGCAGGGCATAAATTTGGCCCGAACTCTATTGAAGTAGAAGATGTTTATATCAGATTAGATCAGGATTTAGCACAATTTTTCAATTATCTGGATTCAAAGGTTGGTAAAGGTGAGTATACCGTTTTCCTTTCTGCAGACCACGGTGGCGCACACTCTGTAGGATTCTTAAAAGAGCACAAAATTCCGACAGGTTTCTTTGGAGAAGATGCTGAAAAGAATCTTAATCAAAAACTGAAAGATAAATTCGGGGCTGATAAATTAATCAACGCGATTGATAACTATCAGATTTATTTCGACAGAAAAGTGTTGGCCGACAGTAAACTTGAATTGGATGATGTAAGAAACTTTGCTGTTAAAGAACTGGAAAAAGATCCTACTGTTTTATATGCGGTTTCTGTAGATAAAGTTGCTGAATCAAGTATTCCTGAGCCAATTAAACAAAGAATTATTAACGGAATCAACAGACAGAGAAGCGGAGATATTCAATTGATATCTCATGATTCTATGCTGCCGCCATATTCTAAAACAGGAACTACACACAGTGTTTGGAATTCTTATGACTCACATATCCCATTAATCTTTATGGGGTGGGGAGTTCAGCAGGGAGAAAGCAATAAGCCTTATCACATGACAGATATTGCGCCTACGGTTTCTTCATTACTGAAAATCCAGTTTCCAAGCGGAAATGTTGGAAATCCAATTACTGAAGTTATGGGTAAATAA